The region CGAGGTCTTGGAGCGCGATCTGCTTCTGGCGCTCCAACGCAGCCGGATCGAGCAGCGCATTGAGGACGATGTCGGAAACGAGATCGAAGGCGATCCTGGCCTCGCGGGACGGCACGACCGCCGTGTACGAGCTCAGCTCGATCGTCGTGCCGCGCGTCAATGTGCCGCCCACGGCAGCCGCGGCCCGCTGCAGCTCCGTCTCCGAAGGACGCCGGGTCGTACCCTGAAACATGACGCGCGACGTGAGGACACTGACCCCCGGCTGATCGCGGTCGTCGCGCGACCC is a window of Chloroflexota bacterium DNA encoding:
- a CDS encoding insulinase family protein translates to MTGPESEMGRDGRKEPVAVPPLRGLRSSRRGLLKLGAASAVAGLAGLHLSEQSAIRAEAAEAARQVLPNGLVVIVEERRTAETLAVQLTARNGSRDDRDQPGVSVLTSRVMFQGTTRRPSETELQRAAAAVGGTLTRGTTIELSSYTAVVPSREARIAFDLVSDIVLNALLDPAALERQKQIALQDL